The nucleotide sequence GGTCAAGTCCAAGGCCCCCACCACAGCGAACAGCAAACAGTCAAAGGCCGCGGACTTGAGGCGCGCGTCCCCGGCTAAGCCTCGATCCGTGGACTGGCTGGCTGGTCGTTCGGTGTGGTGACGAAGAAAGTGCCTTCTGTGCAGGGAGGATCTGGATTGTCTAGGTCCTGATCGCCACTGCTGCGGAAGGCACTCTCGGTGCGACTATCTCACGTCTGGTCGAAGGCGATGCCGAGGTTCGATGACGAGAATCTCGTGTCGTGCGCGGGGCTGGTGCCGGTGATGGCCTTGGCCGAGCAGGCTGGCCTGTCCGAGCTGATCTCGTCCAAGGTCGCGGTCGGCTCGGTGAGGGTGAAGTCGGCCGGCGTGAACCCGGCGGGCAAGATCACCTCGATCGTGGCGGGGATGGCTGCCGGCGCGGACTGCATCGACGATCTGGACGTGGTCCGTTCCGGCGGGATGGGCCGGTTGTTCGGCGGCGTGTATGCGCCGGCCACGCTGGGGCAGTTCCTGCGGGAGTTCACCCATGGCCATGCCCTGCAGTTGGCCTCGGTCGCGCGGGCGCATCTGGTCGGCCTCGTCACGACGACGGGGCTGTTGCCCGGGATCGGGACTCGGGCGTTCGTCGACATCGATTCGCTGCTGCGCCCGGTCTACGGGCACGCCAAGCAGGGCGCCAGCTTCGGGCACACCAAGATCGCCGGGCGGCAGGTGCTCCGCAAGGGCCTGTCGCCGCTGGCCACCAGCATCAGTACCGAGCACGGTGCGCCGGTGGTGGCCGGGATCCGGCTACGGGCCGGGCGGGCCGGTTCCGGGAAGGGCGCGGCGACGATGGTCGCCGAGGCGATCCGGACCGCCCGCGCCGCCGGCGCGGCGGGTGAGATCCTGGTCCGCGGTGATTCGGCCTACGGCAACAGCGTCGTCGTCGGCGCCTGCGTGAGGGCGGGGGCCCGGTTCTCCGTGGCGCTGACCAAGAACCGTGCGGTGAGCAGGGCGATCGCGACCATCCCCGCCGACGCGTGGACACCGGTGCACTACCCCGGCGCGGTCGTCGACCCGGACACCGGGCAGTTGATCTCCGACGCCCACGTCGCCGAAGTACCGTTCACCGCGTTCGGCTCCAAGGCCAAGAAGCACCAGGTCACCGCCCGGCTGATCGTGCGCCGGGTCCGCGACCGCGCCAAGACCGATGAACTGTTCCCGGTCTGGCGGCACCACCCGTTCTTCACCGACAACACCGAACCGACCGCCGACGCGGACATCACCCACCGCGCGCACGCGATCATCGAGACCGTGTTCGCCGACCTCATCGACGGGCCGCTGGCCCACCTGCCGTCTGGCCGGTTCGCCGCGAACGCCGCCTGGGCGACCTGCGCCGCGATGACCCACAACCTGCTCCGCGCCGCCGGCACCCTGACCAGTCCGCGGCATGCCGTCGCGCGCGGCGCGACACTGCGCCGACAGATCGTCACCGTGCCCGCCCGGCTGGCCCGCCCGCAACGCCGCCGCGTGTTGCACCTGCCCACGCACTGGCCCTGGGCCCAGCAGTGGACCCGCCTCTGGAACCACGTGCTCGCCACCGGGCCACCCGCCGCGGCGGCCTGACCGTCGACCACCGCCCGCACCGGGCCCCGACCGGACACCGACACGTGGAAGAGCTGGGCAGACCAGCCGACCAGCCCTGCCCACGACCCCGATCAAGATCAACAGTCAGGAGCGAAGATCACCCGATAGCCCTTCCACGGATCGAGGCTAAGAAAATGGGCAGCAGGGGGACGGCCAACCTCAGGCAGGAACGGCGGCCGGGGCGACCAGCTCGTCGAGGATGGCGGGGCCGCCGGAGCGCTGGTACCACTCGTACCCGTACGCCTCGTCGAAGCCGGCGTGGCCGAGCGACTCGGGGCTGACCTGGCTGGCGTGCACGGCGATGGCGGCCCGCTTGACGTTCACCTCGGCGGCCGAGCCGCTGATGCGCAGGGCGACGTCGGCGGAGGGGACGCCGAAGGGCAGCCCGGTCGCCTCGGCGGCGGCGTGGATGAGGTGCGACCGGGTGACGCGGTCGTGCAGGTGGTCGCGGTCGACGGTGGACTGGTAGGCCGCGACGCCGGTGAGCCGCGCGGCCGCGGCGCCGATGCGGTGCGCCGCCAGGTGGTCCGGGTGCCCGTAGATGCCGCGCCCGTCGTCGTGGACGAGGGCCTCGGCGGACTCCTCCTCGATCAGGGCGGCGACGCGGCGGGCGACGCGCCCGGGGTCGGCCGCGGCGAGGGCATCGGGGTGGACGTTGTCGGCGGCGCCGGGCAGTCCGGAGTCGCGGGCGCCGAGCAGCACCAGTCGCTGCACGCCCAGCAACGCCGCCGCGCTCTCCAGTTCGGCGACCCGGCGCTGCGCCATCGTCTCGCCGGGGGCGAGCGGCACGTGCACCTCGCCGAGCTCGCCGAGCGTGGCCGTGACCAGCACGACCCGCGCGCCGGCGTCGGCCAGCCGGCGCATCGTCACGCCGGTGAAGATCGCTTCGTCGTCGGGATGAGCGTGGAGGACGAGGACGGTGCGCCCGCTGAGGGACGAGAGGTTCGTGAACATTCCTGCCTGCTGTGGTGACGGGGCCGGCTGCCGCCGGGCCCGGGGATGGTCGGGTCGCGGGTGAGGTTCAGCGACAGCGACAACAGCAGGGCATGCCGAGGACCGCCGGGACGGCGGTACGGGTCGGCATGGCGATCACGAGCGCAGAGTCTGCCACATCAGCGCGCGCTCGTGCACCCCGTTTGGGCGCTCAGGCGTCGACGAGTTCAGCCGCGGCCTCGGCGCGCCGGTCGTAGGAGTCGCGCGCGGCGGCGATCTCCCGCTGGTGGTCCTCGGTCCACCGGACCAGTGCCTCGATGGTGACGTGCAGCGTGGCGCCGAGCGGCGTCAGCTCGTAGTCGACCCGCGGCGGCACGACGGGGTAGACGGTGCGCAGCACCAGGCCGTCGCGCTCGAGCTGGCGCAGGGTGACCGTCAGCATGCGCTGGCTGATGCCGTCGATGCGCCGGCGCAGTTCGGTGAAGCGCAGGCTGCGGCCCTCGAGCAGCGCGATGACGAGTAGCGACCACTTGTCCGCGATGCGGTCGAGGATCTGCCGGACGTCGCAGTCTTCGCGCGGGTCCCACTGCTGGCAGCCGTCGGTTCCCTGGGAGTGACCGGGTGACTTCGAAGTGCCTTCTTCCATAGTCATCCATAGTGCCGGATGATGCGATTAGTTACAAGAGGGAACTGACTGTCGGTTCGATAACCGTGAAGGAGCTCTTCCGTGCCAACTCCATCGGCACAGCCAGACCGGCTCACCGCACGCGGCTGGGCCATCCTGCTCGTACTGAGCAGCGCGATCTTCCTCGAAGGCATCGACATCTCGATGATGGGCGTCGCGCTGCCCTCGATCCGCGCCGACCTCGGCATGTCCACGTCATCCCTGCAGTGGGTGGTCAGCGCCTACGTGCTCGGCTACGGCGGGTTCGTGCTGCTCGGCGGGCGCGCCGCCGACCTGCTGGGGCGGCGCCGGATGTTCGTGCTCTGGCTGACCGTCTTCCTGCTCTTCTCCGGCCTCGGCGGCCTGGCCACCGACGGCTGGATGCTGATCGTCGCGCGGTTCGCCACCGGCGTCGCGGCCGCGTTCATGACGCCGGCCGGCCTGTCCATCATCACGACGACGTTCGCCGAAGGGCCGCAGCGGAACCGGGCGCTGCTCATCTACGCGGGCATCGCGGCCGGCGGCTTCTCGCTCGGCATGGTCACCGGCGGGCTGCTGACGTCGATCGATTGGCGCTGGGTGTTCTTCGCGCCGGTGCTGATGGCCGCGGCCATCCTGGTGGTTGCGCTGCGGCTGGTCCCGCACGACACCCCGGCGGCGCGGACGAGCGGTGGCTACGACGTCGGCGGCACGCTCAGCCTCACCGTGGCGATGCTGCTGCTCGTCTACACCGTCGTCATGCTGCCCGAGGTGGGCGCCGGGTCGACGGTGTTGACGGCGGCCACGGGGCTGGCGCTGCTGGCGCTGTTCGTGACGATCGAGCGCCGGTCGCGTACGCCGCTGCTGCGGCTCGGCCTGCTCCGGTCCGCGCCGCTCGTTCGGGCCAACCTGGGCGCGATGCTGCTGGTCGGCGGGTTCGTCGGCTTCCAGTTCATCGCCGTGCTCTACCTGCAGGAGTTCCGCGGCTGGTCGGAGACGCAGACCGGGCTGGCGCTGATGATCCTCGGGCTGGACGCGATCCTGGCGCCGACGCTGACGCCGGTGCTGGTGCGCCGGTTCGGGAACGCGACGGTGGTCGTGGCCGGCCTGGCGCTGGCCGTCGTGGCGTACGCGCTGTTCCTGCGGGTCGGCGCGGACTGGACCTACGCCGCGATGCTGCCGTCGTTCCTGGTCCTCAGCACGGCGTTCGCGCTGGCCTACGGCCCGCTGACGATCGCCGCCACGGACGGCGTCGCCGAGGAGGAGCAGGGGCTGGCCAGCGGCGTGCTGACGACGTCGTTCCAGTTCGGCTCGGCGCTCGGACTGGCCGTCGTGTCCGCGGTCGTCGTCGCGGGCAGCGGCACGGAGGGCGCCGGGCTGGACACGTTCCGGACGGCGCTGCTGGTCCCGCTGGCCGCCGCGGTGATCGGCGTCCTCGTCACCGGGTCAGGGCTGCGACGGCGGACGCGCACGGCCGCACCCACGGAGCCGGCCGAGCTCATCGCCGCGGAGGTCTCCGCGTGAGCGCCGGCGTGACGGACAGCCCGGACCGGTCGGTCGCGGAGCACGTGCGCCGCTACCTCGCGACCGACGGCCGCGACGGCTACCTGGAGGGCGGGGTGCCGAACCTGGTGCTGACGGTGACCGGCCGGACCAGCGGGCGCCGGTACCGCACCGGCCTGTTCTTCGGCACCGACGGCGACCGGTACGTCCTGGTGGCGTCAGGCTCGGTCATCACCGCGAGCCACCCGTCGTGGTACCGGAACCTGGTCGCGAACCCCTCCGTCGAGGTGCAGGTCAAGGGCGAACGGTTCGCCGCGACGGCCCGGGCGGCGGAGGGCGCCGAGCGGCAGCGGCTGTGGGACCTGATGACCGGCCTGGCGCCGGTCTTCCACGAGTACGCGGCGCGCAGCCCTCGCACGATCCCGGTGGTGGTGCTCGAGCGCACCTAGGATGAACGGGTGACCGGGGACGTCGTGACGACCGAGCGGCTCATCGTGCGCCCGCCCGAAGAGGCCGACCGAGCCCGGTTCGTCCAGCTCTTCAGCGACCACGACTTCATGGTGTTCTACCCGGAGACCCTCACCGAGGAGCAGGCGCAGGCCCGCTTCGACCACATGACCGACGTCTGCCGGACGATCCCGTTCGGCAAGCAGCCGGTGGTCGAGCGGGCCTCCGGGCGCGTCATCGGCTACACCGGCGTCGACCACATCGAGGTCGAGGGCCGCGACTGGCTGGAGTGGGGCTACCGGCTGGTTCCGGACGTCAGAGGGCTCGGGTACGCGACCGAGGCGAGCCTGGCGCTGCTGGCCAAGGCCCGCGAGACGTACGTCGGCGAGCTGCTGGCGATCATCGACCCGGAGAACATCGCGTCCCAGCAGGTCTGCCGCAAGCTCGGCTTCACGTACTGGAAGCAGGGGCCGGTCGACGGCGAGGTCCGGAACCTCTACACGCTGACACTGGGCAAGGACTAGGGCGTGTCTCCCAAGTCCATGGCCTACTGCGCGACGTCGAGACTTGGGAGACACGCCCTAGAGCTCGCAGCCGACCAGCGTGGGCTCGGGCGCCAGCTCGATGCCGAACGCGGCGCGCACGCCGTCGCGCACCTCGCGGGCCAGGGCGAGCAGGTCGGCGGTGCTGGCCTCGCCGCGGTTGGTCAGGGCCAGCGTGTGCTTGGTCGATAGCGAGACGTCGGCGCGGCCGCCGGTGTAGCCGCGGCCGAAGCCGGCGTGCTCGATCAGCCAGGCCGCGCTGGACTTGACCAGGCCGTCGGCGGCCGGGAACCGGGGCGCGGCGTCGGGCAGCGCCGCGGCCTGCGCATCGGTGAGGACCGGGTTGGTGAAGAACGAGCCCGCGCTCCAGGTGTCGTGGTCGGCGGCGTCGAGCACCATCCCCTTGCCGGCCCGCAGCGCCAGCACGGCGGCACGGACGTCGGCCAGCGGCGCCCGCTCGCCGGCGGCGATGCCGAGCCGGCGGGCCAGCTCCGCGTAGGCGACCGGCCGGCCGAGGTCCCCCTCGCGCAGCTGGTAGCTGACGGTGAGCACGACGTAGCGCTCGGACCCCTTGAACCGGCTGTCACGGTAGGCGAAGCGGCAGTCGGCGTTGGCGAAGGTGCGGACGCGGCGGTCCTGACGGTCGTAGGTGCGCACCGTCCACAGCGTCTGCGCGACCTCCTGGCCGTAGGCGCCGACGTTCTGCATCGGGGTGGCGCCGACCAGGCCGGGGATGCCGGACAGCGCCTCGAGGCCGGGCCACTCGTTCGCGACGGTGTAGGCGACGAGGTCGTCCCACGGCTCGCCGGCGGCCGCCGTCAGCAACACGCCACCGCAGGCAGCGAGCGCGTCGCTGTCGCAGGAGGCGCTCGCGTCGATGTCGATGCCGCGGGTGCCGACCAGCACCACGGTCCCGTCGAAACCGGCGTCGCCGACGACCAGGTTGGAGCCGCCGCCGACCAGCAGCACCGGCTCGCCGCGCTCGTCGCAGTCGCGGACCAGGCCGATCAGGTCGCCCTCGGTGGTGGCTTCGACGACGCGCTTGGCCGGGCCGCCCAGCCGCAGCGTCGTCAGGCCGGCGAGGGAGGCGTCGGTCCGCTCGCGCATCGTCCCGGCCTCCGTGGTCACGGCACCGACGGGCGGTCGGCCGGCAGCCGGCACAGCGCCCGGGCCTGCGTGAGCACCTTCTGCTCGTCGACCTTGACGGTCAGCTCGAGCGCCACCAGGCCGTCGTCGCGGACGTCGGTGACGACGGCGGCGACCCGCACGGCCACGCCGATGTCGTCGTCGGGGACGACCACCGGGCGGGCGAAGCGGACGCCGTACTCGACCACCGCGGCGGGGTCGCCCAGCCAGTCGGTGAGCAGGCGGCCGGCCAGCCCCATGGTGAGCATGCCGTGCGCGATGACCCCGGGCAGCCCGACGGACATGGCCACACGCTCGTTCCAGTGGATCGGGTTGAAGTCGCCAGAGG is from Jiangella alkaliphila and encodes:
- a CDS encoding IS1380 family transposase — translated: MRLSHVWSKAMPRFDDENLVSCAGLVPVMALAEQAGLSELISSKVAVGSVRVKSAGVNPAGKITSIVAGMAAGADCIDDLDVVRSGGMGRLFGGVYAPATLGQFLREFTHGHALQLASVARAHLVGLVTTTGLLPGIGTRAFVDIDSLLRPVYGHAKQGASFGHTKIAGRQVLRKGLSPLATSISTEHGAPVVAGIRLRAGRAGSGKGAATMVAEAIRTARAAGAAGEILVRGDSAYGNSVVVGACVRAGARFSVALTKNRAVSRAIATIPADAWTPVHYPGAVVDPDTGQLISDAHVAEVPFTAFGSKAKKHQVTARLIVRRVRDRAKTDELFPVWRHHPFFTDNTEPTADADITHRAHAIIETVFADLIDGPLAHLPSGRFAANAAWATCAAMTHNLLRAAGTLTSPRHAVARGATLRRQIVTVPARLARPQRRRVLHLPTHWPWAQQWTRLWNHVLATGPPAAAA
- a CDS encoding PIG-L family deacetylase gives rise to the protein MFTNLSSLSGRTVLVLHAHPDDEAIFTGVTMRRLADAGARVVLVTATLGELGEVHVPLAPGETMAQRRVAELESAAALLGVQRLVLLGARDSGLPGAADNVHPDALAAADPGRVARRVAALIEEESAEALVHDDGRGIYGHPDHLAAHRIGAAAARLTGVAAYQSTVDRDHLHDRVTRSHLIHAAAEATGLPFGVPSADVALRISGSAAEVNVKRAAIAVHASQVSPESLGHAGFDEAYGYEWYQRSGGPAILDELVAPAAVPA
- a CDS encoding winged helix-turn-helix transcriptional regulator encodes the protein MEEGTSKSPGHSQGTDGCQQWDPREDCDVRQILDRIADKWSLLVIALLEGRSLRFTELRRRIDGISQRMLTVTLRQLERDGLVLRTVYPVVPPRVDYELTPLGATLHVTIEALVRWTEDHQREIAAARDSYDRRAEAAAELVDA
- a CDS encoding MFS transporter, with the translated sequence MPTPSAQPDRLTARGWAILLVLSSAIFLEGIDISMMGVALPSIRADLGMSTSSLQWVVSAYVLGYGGFVLLGGRAADLLGRRRMFVLWLTVFLLFSGLGGLATDGWMLIVARFATGVAAAFMTPAGLSIITTTFAEGPQRNRALLIYAGIAAGGFSLGMVTGGLLTSIDWRWVFFAPVLMAAAILVVALRLVPHDTPAARTSGGYDVGGTLSLTVAMLLLVYTVVMLPEVGAGSTVLTAATGLALLALFVTIERRSRTPLLRLGLLRSAPLVRANLGAMLLVGGFVGFQFIAVLYLQEFRGWSETQTGLALMILGLDAILAPTLTPVLVRRFGNATVVVAGLALAVVAYALFLRVGADWTYAAMLPSFLVLSTAFALAYGPLTIAATDGVAEEEQGLASGVLTTSFQFGSALGLAVVSAVVVAGSGTEGAGLDTFRTALLVPLAAAVIGVLVTGSGLRRRTRTAAPTEPAELIAAEVSA
- a CDS encoding nitroreductase/quinone reductase family protein, producing MSAGVTDSPDRSVAEHVRRYLATDGRDGYLEGGVPNLVLTVTGRTSGRRYRTGLFFGTDGDRYVLVASGSVITASHPSWYRNLVANPSVEVQVKGERFAATARAAEGAERQRLWDLMTGLAPVFHEYAARSPRTIPVVVLERT
- a CDS encoding GNAT family N-acetyltransferase, translating into MTGDVVTTERLIVRPPEEADRARFVQLFSDHDFMVFYPETLTEEQAQARFDHMTDVCRTIPFGKQPVVERASGRVIGYTGVDHIEVEGRDWLEWGYRLVPDVRGLGYATEASLALLAKARETYVGELLAIIDPENIASQQVCRKLGFTYWKQGPVDGEVRNLYTLTLGKD
- a CDS encoding UDP-N-acetylmuramate dehydrogenase — protein: MRERTDASLAGLTTLRLGGPAKRVVEATTEGDLIGLVRDCDERGEPVLLVGGGSNLVVGDAGFDGTVVLVGTRGIDIDASASCDSDALAACGGVLLTAAAGEPWDDLVAYTVANEWPGLEALSGIPGLVGATPMQNVGAYGQEVAQTLWTVRTYDRQDRRVRTFANADCRFAYRDSRFKGSERYVVLTVSYQLREGDLGRPVAYAELARRLGIAAGERAPLADVRAAVLALRAGKGMVLDAADHDTWSAGSFFTNPVLTDAQAAALPDAAPRFPAADGLVKSSAAWLIEHAGFGRGYTGGRADVSLSTKHTLALTNRGEASTADLLALAREVRDGVRAAFGIELAPEPTLVGCEL
- a CDS encoding MaoC family dehydratase, with the protein product MTERVTEQLAVGDVVADQTYWVTRENLVRYAGASGDFNPIHWNERVAMSVGLPGVIAHGMLTMGLAGRLLTDWLGDPAAVVEYGVRFARPVVVPDDDIGVAVRVAAVVTDVRDDGLVALELTVKVDEQKVLTQARALCRLPADRPSVP